A stretch of DNA from Terriglobia bacterium:
GCCTGGACTGCGCGCCGCACCTCGGAAAACTTCAGATGCGCCAGGTGCCGCCGCTCCAGCGCCTCCAACCACTCGACAAATTCCGTCACAAAACCGGGGACAGGTCGGAGTATTGGAGATTCGAAATTAAAAGTTCGAAATTAGAGATCTGCGGTACTCGAATTTCCAATTTCCAACTTCGAATTTCGAATCTCCAATACTCCGACCTGTCCCCGGTTTTGTCTCGTTGTGTATCGCTTTTTACCAGCGGCGGCCGCCGGCGCCGCCTCCGCGATGCCCGCCGCCACCACCACCGCCTTCGCGTGGCGCCATCGGCCGGGCTTCCGCGACCGTCATATTGCGTCCGCCGTATTCGGCGCCATTGAATTTCTGAATGGCGTCCGCGGCTTCCTGGTCGCTCGACATTTCAACAAAGCCGAAGCCTTTGCTGCGCCCTGTATCCCGATCCGTGATGATCTTGGCGGACTGAACACTTCCAGCCTGAGCGAAGATTTCCTGAAGAGATTCGTCCGTCGTGTTGAACGGTAGATTACCGACGTAAAGTTTCTTACCCATGGACCTCCTTAGAGACGCGGAGGACATGAGCACCATGCTCGAGGACACTACCGCGACTTGGATCTCCAAACTTATATCATCGTCGGCGGCGTTATACAATTCGCTTTATGTCACGTTTTCAAGCCGGCGATCTGGTTCGGGTCTCCAAAACTGACGTGCTGCGGCCGGGTGACGCCGGGATCGTCCGGAAGGTCCTGGATAACCCAACGGGAGACGAATCGCTTCAAGAATATATCGTCGAATTCGGCGAGCGGGTCGTCGACGAATACCCTAAAAAGGGATACCGGCTTCGTGTGCATAGTGAGGCCCGGGTGCACTGTTATCTGAGCATCTATCTTGAAGATGCAAACCAGCCTGTCGACTGACCTATCGTGCTTCCAGCCAGGCTGTTCTCAGCCTCTTCGCATCCGCCGAGGCACCGGGTATTTCATCGATCCGGTAGTCGTAGAGTTCCGGAGGCCCGAGTTGCAGCGTCAAGTCCACGTTTCTTCGAAAGCGGCGGACTCTTACTGGAACGCGATCACCCTGTTTATAGCGGTTCAAGGCCGTAAACCAGGTGTCACGGGCAACCGGCGTCCCGCCGATACTCAATAGCAGATCGCCTTGCTGCAGTCCGGCCCGTTCCGCCGCCGAGTCCGTCTGGATGCTGCCCAGGCGGACGGCCTGTCGATCGTCGCGATCGATGGCGATTCCGGCGGTATACGGCTCCTTTTCGGGCGATTTGACCAGCCGCAATCCCACTCCGCCGAACGCTTCGTCGTATGGCAAAGGCTCAACTCCCCGCACATATTTCGCAAACCACTCGCTAACATCCCGGCCGGCCACTTCGGAAGTGACACGTGCGAAATCATCGATCGTATAGCCGCGGCCTTTGAGGTAATAGGACGCATTCGGGCTCTTGACATAAAACTCATCGTACGCGCGCCGCATCACATCGTCGAGCGAGCGCTGGCCTTTCGTCCAGTTCCGGATGAGCAAATCCAGGTTCAACGCGATCAGTTCGCCTTTGAGATAGTAGCTGAGCGATGTATTCGACAGATTCGTGCGCTGCCGATGCAGCGCACCGTCAATGAATGGCGCAGCCATGGATGAAGCTTCCGCGCTCATGAGTTTATCTGCGGGCGAGTTTTCGATGATTCCAATGGTTTCCGAAAGATCGCGGAGGAAGTTGGGCGAATCTTCGAAACCGGCGCGATGAAACATCTCGACGCCGTAGTATTGAGTGAACCCTTCCGCAATCCACAGACTGTGGGTTGATGCAGCCTTCGTCCAATCCCAGGGTCCAAGTTCGACAGGACGCAAACGTTTGACATTCCACGCATGGAAGAACTCATGCGCCACGGTAGTCAGGGCATCTTCATAGGTCGCAGGCTCGGACAACAGGCCCGGCTGAATGATCTGGGTCGACGTCAAATGTTCCATTCCGTCGCTGGAACGGTCGTCGCCGGCAAAGTGAATCATGAACGTGTAGTTGTCGAATTCGGGAGTGCCCCACATGCCGACCTCGGAGCGCACGATCTTTTCGACATCGCGGACAAAGGAGGCGCGGCGGCCGCCCTCATCGCCTCGGGAATGAATCACGACGTGATAGGTCTTTCCTTCTATCTTGAAATCGTCTTCGCTCCAGTCCGGTCCGATTTCGGTGGGGTTGTCGATCAGGATCTCGTAGTCCGGATATTTCCAGTCGTGCTGGTCCGTCCGCTCCGTCCGGCCGTTGACGACGCGCCAATTCGCCGGCGGCTGAATGTGAAGCTCGACCGGGTCGGGCTTATGGCCGGCGACATACATGAATAGTTCTCCGCCGGTGTAGTTCGCGTGCCCCACGTCCAGTTGCGCGTATGTGCCGGAAAGATCGTCGCCAAACACTTTGTAAGCCACCGTGATCGTCCGGTTTCCCTGTTTCTGGACGCGCCAGGTCTGGTCATCTGTTTTCGCCCACAGCAACGTCCTGTTCTGAGAGCGGGCGGTAAATTCCTGAACATTTGCAGCGAAGTCCGCGATCGAATAGCGGCCCGGCTGCCATAAAGGCATCTGAAAATCGATGTAAGGCGAGCCGTCATTGACGGGCGTCGTCACATCGATGGTGACTTCGAATAAATGTGACGCCGGATGCGGCATCGCAAGGTGGTACGCGATTCCGTACGGCGGCTGTGTTTGTAGCGGAGCCAGCGGCGCCAGCAGCGTCAGGCCGAGAGCCAGCAGGAAGCGAATCATCAGTCCCATCCTTTGGTGGAACGGGTTTGTTTTTTCGCGCTGCGGTGTTTCTTTTCCTCAAGACGTTGCTCCTTGGCGCCCTTCGGCTGGCGCGTCTTGATCCTGGCCTTCCGTGGCGTCAATGCCTGGCGGAGCAACTCGGAGAATCGTTCGATCGCATCCGTGCGATTCATTTCCTGGCTTCGGGTCCGCTGAGAGACGACCTGAAGAACGCCGTCGTTATTGATACGCGACGCAAGCCTGCCGGCGATCCGGCTTTTCTGCTCATCGGAAAGGGCAGCCGAGTGCGAAACCGGAAAACTGAGCGTGATCTTGGTGCTGACCTTGTTTACATTCTGGCCGCCCGGCCCACCGCTCCTCGACGCCGTGCAGGTGACTTCGTCTTCCGGAATAGAGATCCCGTCCATGATGTGAATCATGACGATACCGCTTTCACAAGCCGATATAAAAACTCTCTACCTTCGTAGAACTGTTTGACGCCCATCCGTTCGTCGCGGCCATGAGCCCGGGTGTCGTCCAAGTCTTCGAAGAAACCGGAAACGCCATAGGTTGGAATGCCGGCATTTCGCAGATACAAACCGTCCGTCGCCCCGGTCGACATGACAGGAATCAAGGGAACGCCGGGCCACATTTGTGTGGTGGTCCGTTCAATCGCGCCCAGAATCTCGGGGTTCAGCGTAGACGGCTCGCTGGCGATTGCCTCATCGATCGGGGACACAGAAATTTTAGGATCGGCAAGCACCCGGTCCAGTGTAGATTTGACTTCCATCGGCGATTCTCCGGGCAGAATGCGGCAATTCACGGTTGCCCTCGCGTTCTGAGGCAAGGCGTTGTCGGCGTTGCCCGCTTCGAGACGCGTCGCCACGCAAGTGGTATGAAGCAGTGCATTGTGCTGCGGAGATTTCGACAACCGGGCCACGGCTCCTCGATCCGGCGGATTCTTTGCAACCGCGCGCATATCCGCAGCCACCTGTCCGGTATACAACGAAGCCATCCGTTGATAATAGGCGATCGTGACACCGTTCACATGAGCGGGAAATTCGAATCTGGCCAGCCGCGTCAGGCCTTCCGCAAGATGGTAAATCGCATTGTCTTTCACGGGCCGGGAGCTGTGTCCGCCGGCGTTTCGGACTTCGAGGCGAAAACTCTGGTACACCTTTTCACTGAGCTGAACGGTGTTCAGCAGATACCGTCCGTCTTTGATTTCGCTCTCGCCGCCTTCGTTGAACGCGAATTCCGCATCGATCAGGTCTTTGTGATTCCCAAGCAGCCACTGAACGCCATTGGCGTTTCCGCTCTCTTCGTCGGCGGTAAGGGCGACGATCAAATCGCGATCCGGAACATAGTGCTCCTGACGGAGACGGATAAACGCGGCGATCCACGCCGCGGCCATTGCTTTGTCGTCCGTGGTGCCGCGGCCCCAGAAGTAGCCGTCCTTCTCGATAAATTTGAATGGATCGACCGACCAATCTTCCCTCGCCGCCTCAACCACATCGAGGTGCGCCAGCAACAGGAGAGGCTTGCGCCGGCCTGTACCGCGGTAGCGCGCGACCAGATTCCCCTTGCGCGCATCCGGGCCGAGCACCTGGATATCGACTGCCGGAAAACCGGCGTTTCTCAGACGAACCGCTATCGCCTGGGCGGCGGTGGTGGTGTTACCGACGGAGCCGGTGGTATTGATCTCGATCAGTTCTTTATAGATGTCGCGCGCCAACTGATTGTTCAAGGCGTCTTCCGCAGGAATAAGCAACATCAGAGCGAGCAGGAGCCGCGCCATCATGGTTATGGTTTGCCTCCAAAATCGACATTGTCGGGCAATTCATCCTCATCGGTGGCGGCATCGTAGGGAAAGTGGGATGAGAGCTGTTCACCGACTTCTTCGATCCCGCGCACGAGGCCTCCGGTGAAATCTCCAGTACGAAACCTCTCTGTCACGACAGCGACGACCCGATGCCAGAAGTCCTGCCCGACGCGTTCATGAATACCTGTATCGCCCAGCACAACGAACTTTCGACGCGACGGCACGACAAAGAAGAGCACTCCATTACGATGTTTTGTCCTGGCGACGCCCATTCTTACGAACGCCTTATCCGCCGCTCGTCGAATGCTGCCCCAGAAGAACGGTGCGACCGAAACGCAGATCTCTCCGGAGGTGCGGTGTTCCGCCGCCTGAATCGCTGTCTTGATCTTCTCGCGATCGATAACCTGCAGCAGCTTCTTGCGCGTCATTACCATGATCCGCTGGCACCTCCTCCGCCCGACCGGCCGCCTCCGCCGCCGAATCCGCTATTGCCCCCGCCGCCATAATCCCCTCCGCCGCCTCTCCCGCCAGAGAGAATGCTGAACAGGAGATACATCGCCAGACTCGGGTGAGTCACGAAGACGATCAGAATGAGTAAGCCGATAATTCCGTACAGAATCAGCTGCCCCAGAGTGAGTGGCCGCTCCTGCCTGCCGCGTGCCTGCTGCTGTGGGGGAGGAGGAAGGCTGCCTCCGCCGATCACCATCATGACCGCATCCATTCCCGAAGTGACGGCGCCATTCGGATCACCGGCGCGGATTCTTGGAGTGATCACATCGTTGATCACGCGCCCCGCAATCGCGTCCGGAACGATCGGCTCCAGACCGTAGCCAACCTCAAATCGAAGCTTGTGGTCGGCCGCCATGATGAACAGGACCAATCCGTCGTCGATTGCTTTCCGGCCCACCTTCCATTGCTGAAAGGCGCGCGCGGCCCAGTCGTCGATCGGAGCGTCGCCTGTGGTCTGCCCGATGTAGACGATCAGTTGGTGGCCCGTCGAATGTTCGTAGTTTTCAAGTTGCGAGTTGAGCGAGGAGGCGGCAGCGGGCGACATGAAATTCGCCGTATCCGTAACCCAGCGCGTCGGCGCAGGCGGAATCGGCGTTTCGGCGGCAAATACATTCAGCGAACAGAACAGAAAAAAAAGAAAAATGGGGACGCCGCCCGGCTTCAGCGCGCGAAACCGGAAGACGGCCCCGTTTTTCCAAAGGCTCACTAAAACTTGACCTCGGGCGCCTTCTCTGCCCCGGTCTGGGCCTTAAAGTACGGCTTCTCCTGAAATTTGGAACCGAAGAAGCCGGCAATCACGACCGTCGGAAATGTGTCGCGTTTGGTATTGAAGGCCTGAGCGGACTCGTTGAAGCGCATGCGTTCGACCGAAATCCGGTTCTCCGTTCCTTCAAGTTCGACTTGAAGATCCCTGAAGTTCTGGGTTGCTTTTAATTCGGGATAGCGCTCGGAAACAACCATTAACCTCGACAGCGCGGAGGACAGTCCGTCCTGAGCCTGTTGAAAGCGCGCAAACGCCTGCGGATC
This window harbors:
- a CDS encoding TPM domain-containing protein, translated to MTRKKLLQVIDREKIKTAIQAAEHRTSGEICVSVAPFFWGSIRRAADKAFVRMGVARTKHRNGVLFFVVPSRRKFVVLGDTGIHERVGQDFWHRVVAVVTERFRTGDFTGGLVRGIEEVGEQLSSHFPYDAATDEDELPDNVDFGGKP
- a CDS encoding RNA-binding protein, which gives rise to MGKKLYVGNLPFNTTDESLQEIFAQAGSVQSAKIITDRDTGRSKGFGFVEMSSDQEAADAIQKFNGAEYGGRNMTVAEARPMAPREGGGGGGGHRGGGAGGRRW
- the arfB gene encoding alternative ribosome rescue aminoacyl-tRNA hydrolase ArfB, with the translated sequence MIHIMDGISIPEDEVTCTASRSGGPGGQNVNKVSTKITLSFPVSHSAALSDEQKSRIAGRLASRINNDGVLQVVSQRTRSQEMNRTDAIERFSELLRQALTPRKARIKTRQPKGAKEQRLEEKKHRSAKKQTRSTKGWD
- a CDS encoding TPM domain-containing protein, which encodes MSLWKNGAVFRFRALKPGGVPIFLFFLFCSLNVFAAETPIPPAPTRWVTDTANFMSPAAASSLNSQLENYEHSTGHQLIVYIGQTTGDAPIDDWAARAFQQWKVGRKAIDDGLVLFIMAADHKLRFEVGYGLEPIVPDAIAGRVINDVITPRIRAGDPNGAVTSGMDAVMMVIGGGSLPPPPQQQARGRQERPLTLGQLILYGIIGLLILIVFVTHPSLAMYLLFSILSGGRGGGGDYGGGGNSGFGGGGGRSGGGGASGSW
- a CDS encoding PDZ domain-containing protein, coding for MIRFLLALGLTLLAPLAPLQTQPPYGIAYHLAMPHPASHLFEVTIDVTTPVNDGSPYIDFQMPLWQPGRYSIADFAANVQEFTARSQNRTLLWAKTDDQTWRVQKQGNRTITVAYKVFGDDLSGTYAQLDVGHANYTGGELFMYVAGHKPDPVELHIQPPANWRVVNGRTERTDQHDWKYPDYEILIDNPTEIGPDWSEDDFKIEGKTYHVVIHSRGDEGGRRASFVRDVEKIVRSEVGMWGTPEFDNYTFMIHFAGDDRSSDGMEHLTSTQIIQPGLLSEPATYEDALTTVAHEFFHAWNVKRLRPVELGPWDWTKAASTHSLWIAEGFTQYYGVEMFHRAGFEDSPNFLRDLSETIGIIENSPADKLMSAEASSMAAPFIDGALHRQRTNLSNTSLSYYLKGELIALNLDLLIRNWTKGQRSLDDVMRRAYDEFYVKSPNASYYLKGRGYTIDDFARVTSEVAGRDVSEWFAKYVRGVEPLPYDEAFGGVGLRLVKSPEKEPYTAGIAIDRDDRQAVRLGSIQTDSAAERAGLQQGDLLLSIGGTPVARDTWFTALNRYKQGDRVPVRVRRFRRNVDLTLQLGPPELYDYRIDEIPGASADAKRLRTAWLEAR
- a CDS encoding LemA family protein translates to MSTGAKIALGIIGVIVLVVLIFGATIVGTYNTLVQLDQGVQSQWAQVENVYQRRSDLIPNLVNTVKGAANFEQSTLTAVTEARAKVGQVTSGAVENIARDPQAFARFQQAQDGLSSALSRLMVVSERYPELKATQNFRDLQVELEGTENRISVERMRFNESAQAFNTKRDTFPTVVIAGFFGSKFQEKPYFKAQTGAEKAPEVKF
- a CDS encoding M20/M25/M40 family metallo-hydrolase, with protein sequence MMARLLLALMLLIPAEDALNNQLARDIYKELIEINTTGSVGNTTTAAQAIAVRLRNAGFPAVDIQVLGPDARKGNLVARYRGTGRRKPLLLLAHLDVVEAAREDWSVDPFKFIEKDGYFWGRGTTDDKAMAAAWIAAFIRLRQEHYVPDRDLIVALTADEESGNANGVQWLLGNHKDLIDAEFAFNEGGESEIKDGRYLLNTVQLSEKVYQSFRLEVRNAGGHSSRPVKDNAIYHLAEGLTRLARFEFPAHVNGVTIAYYQRMASLYTGQVAADMRAVAKNPPDRGAVARLSKSPQHNALLHTTCVATRLEAGNADNALPQNARATVNCRILPGESPMEVKSTLDRVLADPKISVSPIDEAIASEPSTLNPEILGAIERTTTQMWPGVPLIPVMSTGATDGLYLRNAGIPTYGVSGFFEDLDDTRAHGRDERMGVKQFYEGREFLYRLVKAVSS